In Oryza sativa Japonica Group chromosome 11, ASM3414082v1, the following are encoded in one genomic region:
- the LOC4349579 gene encoding uncharacterized protein translates to MVPNLCEISLIGAELAKECWREHLLGASIPFETFTFHVDADFSSSSASSADHRGSSVLPPGPGDIEVAHLQSIASARLAAQGCEVLGKIKREQLVEFESVYGLHGYFDTTGTHDDASSSADHCVGPILPQLQSDRSAHFAAWAHSSWALAAAAAAAAVDDDDEGKWMKPCIGPVLACDCEPEYFDSDPAPPTPPTIARPPRPLPPASPPPPSIATPPPSPASPPPPSTATPPPPSPTPTTTRASPTPPPIPTATVRPPPPLPRATVTPTPTTPPSTATTTPIPTWVWVGGVLVLSAGVAVLAIKLAYDYLGGGRND, encoded by the exons ATGGTACCGAATTTGTGCGAAATTAGCTTGATTGG AGCAGAGCTTGCCAAGGAGTGCTGGAGGGAGCACCTCCTTGGCGCTTCTATCCCGTTCGAGACCTTCACCTTCCATGTCGACGCCGACTTCTCTTCAtcgtccgcctcctccgccgatcACCGCGGCAGCTCGGTCCTTCCTCCGGGTCCGGGCGACATTGAGGTTGCACATTTGCAGAGCATCGCCAGCGCCAGGCTCGCGGCCCAGGGGTGCGAGGTGCTCGGGAAGATCAAGAGGGAGCAACTCGTCGAGTTCGAGTCGGTTTACGGGCTCCATGGTTACTTCGACACCACCGGCACCCACGacgacgcctcctcctccgccgaccACTGCGTCGGCCCGATCCTTCCTCAGCTCCAGAGCGACAGGTCCGCCCACTTCGCGGCGTGGGCACACTCGTCATGggctctcgcagcggcggcagcggcagcggcggtcgacgacgacgacgaggggaaGTGGATGAAGCCCTGCATCGGGCCGGTGCTGGCTTGCGATTGCGAGCCCGAGTACTTCGACTCCGACCCAGCTCCCCCCACGCCGCCGACCATCGCGAGGCCGCCTCGTCCTCTTcctcccgcgtcgccgccgccaccgtcgataGCAACGCCTCCGCCTTCACCcgcgtcgccaccgccaccgtcgacagcaacgccaccgcctccttccccgacgcccaccaccaccagagcgagcccaacgccgccgccgataCCGACGGCCACGGTGAGGCCTCCGCCTCCACTTCCACGCGCCACCGTGACCCCGACCCCGACCACGCCTCCCTCGACTGCGACTACTACACCGATACCGACATGGGTCTGGGTCGGCGGCGTGCTGGTCCTCAGTGCGGGAGTGGCCGTCCTAGCGATCAAGCTCGCCTACGACTACCTAGGCGGCGGCCGCAACGACTGA